A region from the Chionomys nivalis chromosome 22, mChiNiv1.1, whole genome shotgun sequence genome encodes:
- the Prg3 gene encoding proteoglycan 3, producing MKQPLILSLLLLGTVSASYLETTHHHQESPKRESDLWQDADGSRDQGRDLTLTPETMWTEGKETEGSEQQDIFEDEESDSTCPREEDIAHLQGTPGCKRCRYVLVRTPRTFDKAQCVCRRCYQGNLASIHSYSFNFQIQCLARKINQSHIWIGGILKGWFFWKKFRWTDGSCWDFGNWAPGQPGNGGGHCVTLCTTGGHWQRASCKTRLPFICSF from the exons ATGAAACAGCCCCTGATCCTGTCCCTTCTCCTGCTGGGGACAGTTTCTGCTTCTTATCTGG AGACCACTCATCACCATCAGGAGAGCCCAAAGAGAGAGTCAGACCTGTGGCAGGATGCAGATGGTTCAAGGGATCAGGGAAGAGATTTGACTTTGACCCCAGAGACAATGTGGACAGAGGGAAAGGAGACTGAGGGTTCCGAACAGCAAGACATCTTTGAGGATGAGGAGTCTGACTCAACATGTCCCAGAGAAGAGGACATAGCTCATTTGCAGGGAACTCCTGGGTGCAAGAGATGTCGCTATGTGCTGGTGAGGACTCCCAGGACTTTTGATAAAGCTCAG TGCGTCTGCAGGAGATGCTACCAAGGCAACCTTGCTTCCATCCACAGCTACAGTTTCAACTTCCAAATTCAGTGCCTGGCCAGGAAGATCAACCAGTCCCACATCTGGATTGGAGGCATCCTCAAGGGCTGG TTCTTCTGGAAGAAGTTTCGGTGGACTGATGGGAGCTGTTGGGATTTTGGAAACTGGGccccaggacagcctgggaaTGGGGGAGGACACTGTGTGACTCTGTGCACCACAG GGGGCCATTGGCAAAGAGCTTCCTGCAAGACTCGCCTGCCTTTCATCTGCTCCTTCTAA